The nucleotide window atatggaataaaacttTGCCGACAGCTCCTCTCTCTTGGAAAAGTGCTCCTTGGCAGCTGTGTTCAGCAAGAATAATGGTGTACCCACAGGACTTCCTACGTTATTTGAATCAAATAGTTTTCCACTGTATGACTCATGGGAGACCACAGTTGTTTTCAGTATGTGCCAGAAAGCTGGTTCTGTAAGGCCTTGGAGAATGCCTTTAAGTGCTATTGAGAGAAACCCAAGTCTTACTGTAGAACAAGATGACTATTGTGTATCTGCTAAAGTGTGTGGGTTTGTGTCCCCGGCCATAGAAATTAAGAttgactgtgtattgtatgatgATCATTCCATGCCTCCATCTGATTATGTACCAACCCTAGATATCCTTATTCCAGGTACACCGTGTTACACCAGATATCCCTGCATAAGCGATATTATTTCCGTCCTTGATTTGACAGCAAATCTCTCACTAGATCCAGATGGCATAGATTTTAAGAATTCGAAGGTGAATGTGCATACTGCTTGCTTTGAAGATGACAGGGTTCCTTTGTGTGCACACTACACATACAAAGGAGGCATAGACTTATTACAAACAATGTCACATGTGTTAAGGTATGCACAGTCAGTGCACAGTCTATGCAACTTTTAGCCTTTCTCATCACTAGAGCGACCTTATCGCACTTTAAAGCTGgtacatcaacatcaacataagGAAGCTCGTCGTTGTGAACgtgttttagatttgttttAACTTGGATAAATGTCTTATCCATTTGGGTAATTAAAATGTTTTCAGGAATCCAGCATAGTTGGAACTTGGAGTGTTATGGATGGCGCCCCTTTTCATACATGATATTTTTGAGTTTGCACACAAAGGTGTTATTTCTTGAAAGTTGACTATTGTAAAAGGTGGTCCTGATGACGCAATGATTTTTTGTTCATTGTTATTTTTATTCTTCAGGAGAAATGCCAAGGTGGAGTAAGACTAAGAGATTGCCCGAGCATTTCATTGTATGGAAGGCAAACCAGAAAACGAAGGAGCTGGCTAATGAGCAGGAAGTAGAGGTAAGAGATCAGGAGCCAGCTGATGAGCAGGAAGTAGAGGTAAGAGGGCAGGAGCCAGCTGACAAGCAGGAAGTAGAGGTAAGAGGGCAGGAGCCAGCTGATGAGCAGGAAGTAGAGATAGGAGTGCTGGAGCCAGCTGATGAGCAGGAAGTAGAGATAGGAGGGCAGGAGCCAGCTGATGAGCAGGAAGTAGAGATAGGAGGGCAGGAGCCAGCTGATGAGCAGGAAGTAGAGATAGGAGGGCAGGAGCCAGCAGATGAGCAGGAAGTAGAGGTAAGAGGGCAGGAGCCAGCTGATGAGCAGGAAGTAGGGATAGGAGGGCAGGCGCCAGCTGATGAGCAGGAAGTAGAGATAGGAGGGCAGGAGCCAGCTGATGAGCAGGAAGTAGAGGAAGCAGGGAACTGGAAAGGTGAATAGTTCATGTTCAAGCCCTTCACAAGAACTGATCAAATGCAACTAGCAGGTCAGTTGAACTTATCTGTTGAACGGTACCTCGATATTGATCAAAGGAATGTCCCTAGGCCTGTGGAGCCACCAATCAGTCCCATTAAAATTGAAGGGGATGGGAACTGTTTTTACAGGGCTATAAGTTACCTTATTTGTGGCACACAAAAGTATCGCGCTATATTAAGGCAGCGTATGATTGAATATATGGCAACATTGTCTGAAGAAGTTTACAGGCATTGGTTTGTGTTCGAGCCAAATGGACGAACCATGGACCAGTACCTGTCTTGTGATGGTCGTACTGAGCTGAACCCTCATCCAGCAGATCTTCGTACATGGGCCATACAGGTAGAAGTAAATGCGATGTCTTTACTGCTGGGAAGAAACATCTTTGTGTACAGTCAGTATGGCTATACGTGGGAATGGAGTAAGTATCCGTGGGGTGACAGTACATCACAAAGTACATTACAGAATGACAAGGGTGAGCCCAGTGAGTGTTCCATGACAGGGAGCCTGTGAATGACATATTTGTGCCAGCGTCCGGCCTTTGTCCCTAAGCACATTTAGTGATGGCAAAGGGAATGGGGAAGGACAAAGGGTCCTGGTCTGGCTGTGGCCAACATGGCCTGGCAAGGGAGAATCTGGtggatgtaatctccaagcagatctacatggtgccaaaaatcgtatatgctagccagagaagctctagTCCGCACCGTCTCTGGTTGActagagcttctctggctagcacatACGACTTTTgccaccgtgtagatctgcttggagattaggtggaAGCCTGTGAATGACGTATTTGTGCCAGCATCCCGGCCCTTGCCACCcggcacatttggtggtggcaagggggatggggaacgactaagggtcccgctctggctcttgccaaaatgacctggcaagggggagcctggtgagTGCTCCATGACTTGGAGCCTGTGAATGACATATTTGTGCCAGCATCCCGGCCCTTGCCACCCCACACATTATGGTGGTGGCAAGGGGGATGGGGAAGGACTAAGGGTCCCGCTctggctcttgccaaaatgacctggcaagggggaggCTGGTGTGTGCTCCATGACTGGGAGCCAGTGAATGATATTTGTGCCAGCACCCCGGCCCTTGCCACCCCACACATTATGGTGGTGGCAAGGGGGATGGGGAAGGACTAAGGGTCCCGCTctggctcttgccaaaatgacctggcaagggggagcctggttAGTGGGAGCCTGTGAATGACATATTTGCACCAGCTTCCCGCCTTGCCACCACATTCAGTAGGGGATGAGAGCATTGGGAAGACCTGCTTAAGGGGGAGCCTGGTGGATGCTCCATGATTGGAAGCCTTGTAGATTAAGAATCATTCGTGTCAATACTTTCTTGTTACTGCCAATTTGTCATTCGTTGCAttaattttctttgtagaatGTTATAACAAATCTCAGGTCATTTGCCTTCATTATGGTTTTCATATCATTCTTATGGTTTTCATATCATTCAGGTCAATAAGTTTTTCCTTCTTGTAAAGTTTTACCTTGCCTGTACAATATGTGTAAATGTTTTCATATCTCTGTCATTGTCGTATTTCGtatcattttcccattgaaaAGCATTCTGCATAATATTTTGAGAGTTGCCTAGTAATGTATAGAAGAATGAAGTGTCTCTGTTTCTTTTCAGATGATAAGGGGCAATTATACTTGTGGCACACAACAAGTAGGGTCTGTTTTCTTCTGTCTGACTAGACGTACATATAGGTGTAGAGACAGGTGTGGCATGGGCATTAAAGAGAAGATTATCTCCAACACAAGTGAATGTCTGGTAATGTTTTCTTCTGACGACAGACAATATGTACAGTTTGCAAGTCAACGTATGATTTCTTTCATTATATTTTGCCCAGACTATATGTATGGTCAAAATATATCGTTGATGAATGTTTCTACTCTGCATTGTGATGCTATATCTTGTGCACCTATTTCTGTTGTCTAGATGGGACCTCCTCTAGAGAAGCAGAGCCTGGTCCATGATAAACCACATTTGGAGGAAGCAGACAAATCTGGTCCCAGCCAGCCACACACGATTGTAAGTAATTCTAGAATCATGCATGTTTCTTTGGACACAATAGATTCCATATCTGTCTATAGTTTCTTTGATCAATGTTACACGAGCCTCTGTATTGATATGCTAAATCTCACTCTTCTGTTTCTATCCTCCAGACCTCACTAAAGAAGAGAAGCAGATCATAATCCaactcaagtcaagtcaaagtttattgcacaactaAGGCAAAATACTGCTAGCTACTTCTACTAAATGTAGTACGAACTGCAGGGAGGTTCCAGGCTATACAATGATGTCTATGGTAGATAGTATCAACTGACTACTTCTACTAAtgtagtacaaactacaggaaggtaATAGGCTATAAAATGTCAATGTTAGATAGTATCAACAGAATATGTATAACAATGGGGAGTCATACATCTCAGTTGTACAGTTACATGATGATGAGTTAAATGTCTTATACAATTAAGTCGCTATTTCAgggattcttttttgcataaatgtatagatatattggcctagatgTACAAATACTGTGTCGGGACATTGCATATGTACATGAAAAGCCTCTGTTTTCGACTGAGGTAAATTTGTTTTGCACGTAATTGTCTGCATTAACTTAGATCTTTCTTCCTTACATGTTGGGCATACCATTAAGAAGTGATATTTGTCTTCGACAATTTCTTGACATGTAGGACAAAGTCTCTGACTGGCTGTGGCATTGTTGTGTctacctttttcaatttcaaaacagTGTGCTCCGATTcagagtttttttttgtatgagTTATGAAGTATTTGTTTTGAACTGACAGAAGGTAGTTCTCCATACGACAGTCTGCTTTTATTTTTGAGTATGTTTTAAGGTTCCTAAAGCTTCTTATTGTTTGCCAACAGCTTCACAGAAACTGGCCTTTAAGGTGCTTCTTGAATaatgtttctgaaatattttgcatcaACTGTTGGGTTCAGTATCCATGAGAAACTGCCTGTGGAAGAAGCAGGCAGACTCCCTGTCAGGCAGAAAAGGATATACTACTAATAGATTGCAGCCAATTCTgaaaacatgtatattttgacatAAATGCAGATCTTCTGCGATGAAAGATTAATTATCGCTACACAAAGGAAAAGATTGTGagtgaatgtgtatgtgtgtttgtaaagaACCGGTCTGATCTTCGTACCGTTTGCTATCTAACCAGCCATCACCAGTTGTTCTCAAATAGAAACACTAGGACTTGATGATTCTGAAataaatgcaaataaagacatgtGGGCACATATCAGAGCCatttccataccaaatttctgCTCATTTGGTTTAAATATCATGGTAGAGAAGccacaaatgtgcattttgattatgaaaaaaaaaaaattcctgcATATCTTGCACTTTCAGAAATTTCAGAATTTTGGACTTTGATAATCCATTTTTTCGGTTGATGTGTCTATGTAATGGTTCATTATGTATGTGGTTGATCACATTTTGCATGGAGAAgggtgaaatatgttgtatttgcccgcaaatgttgcctctctAGTTAATAGAGCTTCTGTAGGCATTCTGGGAAGGACTGCATGTGTTTCGCTCACATCTGCTGGGACGCAGGTTACAGGGCCAACAACTCCTTTCTGGCCCCCTTTTGGGAGAGCTATAACTTTCATAAATGGTATTCTCTTGGCTATGAGTTGTGATTCAAGAGTATTAAGACCGTTCAGCTCAGGAGGTATTTCTGGGAGCTTCATATTATTACTCTGAGCCTCGTATGGAATTGTCTTTTTAGCTAGCAAGTGCCTATGACAACAGTAACATATCCACTCTCGGCCCCTGGATGAGTTTGCTGTGGGACAAGCATTTGGGCTGCAGTCCAAGTTGCACTGATGAACATACGTACCTGTAAGACAGTGGTTAACAGCCTGAAAATACTTTGAGTTTGACCTATCACAGATTACTACTTGTTTGTGAAACAAAAGCCTATGACATACAGTGCAAACACATTCTGGCCCCATTTTGCATTCGATCTGGAACTTTTCAACGGCCTTCTTAACATCTGGGCAATTCTGATTCTTCTATCGGTTTTTCTGTTTCAATTCTCTGTGATTTGGATCTGTGTGATATCTATCTCTCTCATGGTCTCGCTTCTCCCGGGCATGCTCTTCATCGGTGTGATTCCGCTCCTGCGCTCTTTCTCGCTTCTCCCGGGCATGCTCTTCATCGGTGTGATACCGCTCCTGCGCTCTTTCTCGCTTCTCCCGGGCATGCTCTTCATCGGTGTGATACCGCTCCTGCGCTCTTTCTCGCTTCTCCCAGGCATGCTCTTCATTGGTGTGATACCGCTCCTGCGCTCTTTCTCGCTTCTCCCGGGCATGCTCTTCATCGGTGTGATACCGCTCCTGCGCTCTTTCTCGCTTCTCCCAGGCAAGCTCTTCATCGGTGTGATACCGCTCCTGCGCTCTTTCTCGCTTCTCCCGGGCATGCTATTCATCGGTGCTATATTGAGTCTTCTTTCTATCCCGCTGGTCCTGGGCGTGTTGTTCGTCTGTGCTATATCGTGTCTTCTTTCTATCCCGCTGGTCCTGGGCGTGCTGTTCGTCTGTGCTATATCGTGTCTTCTTTCTATCCCGTTGGGCCTGGGCGTGCTGTTCATCTGTGCTATATCGTGTCTTCTTTCTATCCCGCTGGTCCTGGGCGTGCTGTTCATCTGTGCTATATCGTGTCTTCTTTCTATCCCGTTGGGCCTGGGCGTGCTGTTCATCTGTGCTATACCGTGTCTTCTTTCTATCCCGTTGGGCCTGGGCATACATCTCATCCTCCTGGTACCGTTTCCTTTCTTGGTCCCGTCTGACCTTTTTTTTGGTCGTCGTCATGTAGTGTGTTTTTTCTCTTGCTTTTGGTAATCTGTGCGGCTTCTGTAGCTTCGTCTCTGCTGTACCTAGACATGCTCCTTGTTTGTCTACGGCTCAAAACTGCTGTGACAACATCATAATGATTTTCATCCGTATGTTGTATATACAGAGCATTACTGCTTTCTAACATGGTTCTATCATAAATTCTTTCATTTGATGGGTACTTAGACCATACCCACTGGTGGCCAAACTTACCGTACACATAGATGTGTCTTCCCAGTAGTAAAGACATTGCATCTATTTCTACCTGTGTGGCCCATGCACCGAGATCTGCTGGACGTCTCCCACACTGATCTACTTGAGACAGGTACTCCTCCATGGTGAGGTCTTCCTCGAACCAAGAGCTGTAAATATCTTCAGGCATTGTTGACATGTAATCAATTATCAGCTGTCTTACTAAAGCATGATTTTCTTGCGTGCCACAGATAAGGTAACTTATCGACCGTTAAAAGCAATTCCCATCCTTTTCTATCCTAACCCAACTGCTAGGTGTGGCCACAGGGATATCCCTTTGCTCAATATTCATATGCTTTCGGTCAACAGTAAGGTTCAACTCAACTGCCAGTTGCAACTGATCATTTCCCGTTAGGGGGTTAAACATGAAATGTCCTCCCTCCCCGGCCCCTATTTCTTCTGAATCCTGGTCATCATTCTGCTCCTCCCCTGTTACCTGGTCTTCCTGCACATCAGGAGAGTCTTGTCCTGTCACCACATCTTCCCTCTCATGTGGCTGATTCTTCCTTTCCTGCTCTGCCTTCCAAGCATGTAACCTCTTGAGCAATTTCTTACCCTTACGCCTCGGCATTTCTCCTGAAAAGTGGAAGTCCAAGAAAGtccataaatttcaaattcatgacTTCTGTATGATATGAACTATGTTTCCTGGCAGAAAAACCATGGGGAGTAGGACGTTCAACGTTGAAGATTTTCACATATAACCAAGGCCCCATGAAATCTCATCATCAGCCATGCAAAAAGGGAACTCATTTTGATGTTCAACTAATAGCTGCAATGTACCATATGGTCGCTCAAGAGATGAGAATGGCTGAAAACCGCAGAGGCTGTGCACTGATTGTGCATACCTTAACACATGTGACATCATCTCAATGTCTCCTTTATACTTATAATGTGCACACAGATCACGAGCACCAGTATGTACCTCTACAAATGTATTGTCGAAATCCATGTCCTGAGCATCAATGGTTAAGTTTGCTGCTGAATCAAGTACAGAAACAATATCATGCATGGAGGGACAGTGAGTTGGTGAAGCTGGAAGTAGTATGTCAAGAGTAGGCACAAAATCACAACAGAAAGTCCTCAACTGTGCCGTCTGAAGTTCTATGATTCCAAGATTCCACAAGAGTTTCGATCTTGGTCAAACCATTGCCTGACACGATGGGGATGTGATCGTAGAGGACTACCATGTCGTAGCTAGGTCTTTCTTTCTAGGTAATCATTTTTATTCTGATATTGTATATGTGGTGAATACTAAATACATGTCACCAGAAAAAAGACCTTTATTCGGCAATGAAACACCGTTTTCCTCGACTAATGATGATATGTTAACCTGCACATGAATGAGAGCGACCATTTGTGCTACGTCATACTCAGAACAACTCATTATTCCAAGAGGGGAGTAGGAAAAAGTTACATACATTGGCCGACCCAACTCCAGCTTTTAATCATGTAGGGCAATGGAGTACCTTCACTTATAAttgtaaatatatcattttgaatttttagtccattttttaccttttatttAATGAGTATCAtcttttttattatcatatgGCCCCGACAACGTAAAATGAACTATTCAACAACAACGAAGCTTTACTTCCGGGGTCAAAGGTCCATAGCGTAATGGATCAATCCAACTGCAGCGTGTAAAGTGGATAGTACAtaataaaaaacacaaaaccacaccTAAAACTGTCGTATTTTTTAACATATTATCTTTTCCTACGATCGATTAAGTGCATCAATTCTCTTAGATTATGGTCACACTTTTATAAATGCCGTGCATTAACTCCCATATGTAATAAATTTCTCTACTATTTTCGATAAGAATAATGGATGCGTCTACATCACGTGACCTTTAACCAATAagttttgattttggaatttcgCGGGCGTTTTGTTATCGTCTGTCATCGCGTCGTCTGCACTGTCAGTTTCATCTCCCACAGATCATCGTCGACGTCTGACTGTCTCATTGCAATGGCCAACGGGTACGCGTAAGTTATGAATTTTCGTTATTATTTCAATGACATTAAGACAATTTTCAaggagtttcaaacctcaaTTGAATCCTTTGATGTAtcactcttattggataccgtagtgtttagtcttaagttttgtaaaattcattagcattgttaataatttAAGCAAAGATatgtatgtcttgttttttttaatacctacgaacttgccaaaAATTGTACCtgatacatttgttgtgcaataaactttgattgatttgaacatttttgcacacccacacccacatacAGACATAGTATGAGTAATATGACTTCGACtaagtttgttgaaaattcattgtttgctCTAGCCTTATTCAAggtcaaatgattttttttttttttcttctttcttttgtgttcTCTTACTCGTAGCATAACTTTTGTCTAAGCAAATGAGCTAGGTAACTAGaaagatgatgaaataaatatatatacatttgtaaggatATGTTGAATTCTATATGCACATTtttatacagtatacatttttcatctgtaGAGATCAAGAAGAGGAAATTGAAGAACTGAAAGAGAAGATTGCAAAAATGCAGCTGCTGATTGACAGCAAAGAACCGTAAGTAGATTTAATGTACTTTTTGATATCGAAACACAGGTATTACCCGATATAGTTATGCTCTGCATGCTTGATGGAGTGATTTGTATTTGAGAGCAAATTATATGTGCATTCTGTGTAGCAACATCACATTACTTATAATAAAAACTTaagaatgttcttttttttatgttttcactaCAGAAAGACTGCTTGGCAGCTCGCCAATGATCAGCATATGACTGATGTGAAGGAGTGAGTCACTTTATTATATTCGTCTTGACAaactaaaatactagtagatatcttctttttctttacaatgtaaGATGCAAATTATGTGATAAAAAGATGATGCATTTGGCAATGAAGCAAATTGCATATCAAAACTGCGTATCAACaccacataacgttataaaactgaacaattttctttttttttcacaaatgctTCCACTAAAGACCTCCGGCAGATCACCAGCAGGGCCAGAAGTGAGTCACTTTCTTAGTCTGGACTATGTAACTAATACacttgtgtacagtatttacgacAAAAAATTCTGTTCCAAGGATGATACTTTTTGTAGTTTGGGGAAACTCAATGTAACGGAAATAAACTAAACGAacagacacggaccatgaaccagctttcgccctactttatgttgtatgttttagaaattgtatatttttgtaccataaatatgtaatgatatatgttgatagagctattaggactcaaatgactgtgtatctctgttatattgtatctgaccctcacctcttccctcgtgacctcaatgaaaagcagcctgcgtgccgatttgagcttatcatgaataaacaaaggttcaaacaaacaaacaagtcatgACATACTTTTTATATCCATACAATATTTCATGAATACCGTAAGCCttacttttttctgtacacgtCCCTACCTAACTAAAATATTTGTCCTCTTTTCTTTCAACAGACTGCAATGCTGGAATTGTCTTGGATATGGCCACAAGGCATATGCCTGCCCCAGCCCCAAGAAGTAAGCTTATgtagtgatttgtttttatactcAACTTATGTCTAAAGCTTTTAGAATAAGctacatatatttgaaataaccAACTGCAATGCTAATCACATTTCCCCTCTTTTCATTCTACAGGTTTACCCCAGGCCAGGGCTACAGGCAGGAGAGGGGT belongs to Branchiostoma lanceolatum isolate klBraLanc5 chromosome 15, klBraLanc5.hap2, whole genome shotgun sequence and includes:
- the LOC136420290 gene encoding involucrin-like encodes the protein MPRWSKTKRLPEHFIVWKANQKTKELANEQEVEVRDQEPADEQEVEVRGQEPADKQEVEVRGQEPADEQEVEIGVLEPADEQEVEIGGQEPADEQEVEIGGQEPADEQEVEIGGQEPADEQEVEVRGQEPADEQEVGIGGQAPADEQEVEIGGQEPADEQEVEEAGNWKGE